The following proteins are encoded in a genomic region of Dokdonia donghaensis DSW-1:
- a CDS encoding DUF421 domain-containing protein: MDWIYSTDDPLLQTLAGSLIIFIVVIILTRIIGLRSFAKFTAYDFAFTIAIGSIISSILTSSTSIAHGSVAVGALLVLTFIFSYLQRAVPAINKLISNKPLLLMDGSTILEENLKYARIEKGQLIAKLREANVLTYEQVEAVVLESTGDISVLHTSSSSDDEKLNKSLLEGVRKTP, from the coding sequence ATGGATTGGATTTACAGCACAGACGACCCACTACTACAAACACTAGCCGGTAGCTTAATCATTTTTATAGTAGTCATCATTTTAACGCGCATTATAGGGTTGCGATCTTTTGCAAAATTTACGGCATATGATTTTGCATTTACCATTGCCATAGGGAGTATTATTTCATCTATACTTACTTCTAGCACCTCTATTGCACACGGATCTGTAGCTGTGGGAGCGTTACTCGTTCTCACATTTATCTTCTCCTACCTACAGCGTGCTGTGCCTGCCATAAACAAACTTATATCAAACAAACCCCTACTCCTTATGGATGGAAGTACTATTCTCGAAGAAAACTTAAAGTATGCTCGTATTGAAAAAGGGCAACTTATTGCCAAACTTAGAGAGGCAAATGTACTCACCTATGAGCAAGTAGAGGCAGTTGTACTAGAATCTACAGGTGATATATCTGTGTTACACACCTCATCGTCAAGTGATGACGAGAAGCTTAATAAGTCATTGCTAGAGGGTGTGCGTAAAACACCATAA
- a CDS encoding acetolactate decarboxylase — translation MKYILLLTFAICLASCNLKGETATPTTYPDVKVVGAMKNVMWKGELEDSILLDTITNKKGLYGLGPESYLTGELLIVNGTSYLSKVSSDTAMTVTPTYDVSAPFFVYTNVTDWYEINLPASVKTIKDIEDFVSERTKEAKRPFAFKLEGTVSKADIHIQNLPRGTKVSSPQEAHQGQTNYTLQNEQVEIIGFFSTMHKGIFTHHDSNIHLHLITKDTSKMGHLDNLEIDRLTLFLPKK, via the coding sequence TTGAAATACATTTTACTACTCACATTTGCTATATGCCTAGCAAGCTGCAATTTAAAAGGTGAAACTGCCACCCCCACAACGTATCCAGATGTAAAGGTGGTGGGCGCTATGAAAAACGTAATGTGGAAAGGAGAACTAGAAGATTCTATACTACTAGATACCATCACAAATAAGAAAGGACTTTATGGCTTAGGCCCTGAGAGTTATCTCACTGGCGAACTTCTCATTGTAAATGGTACTAGTTATCTATCAAAAGTGAGCTCAGACACTGCAATGACAGTAACACCTACTTATGATGTCTCAGCACCTTTTTTTGTGTATACTAACGTGACAGACTGGTATGAGATAAATCTTCCGGCGTCTGTGAAGACTATAAAAGATATAGAAGACTTTGTAAGTGAACGCACAAAAGAAGCAAAGCGACCATTTGCATTTAAACTAGAAGGTACTGTATCTAAGGCAGACATACACATACAGAATTTACCTAGAGGCACAAAAGTTTCTTCTCCACAAGAAGCGCATCAAGGCCAAACGAATTACACACTGCAAAATGAGCAAGTGGAAATTATTGGATTTTTCTCTACAATGCATAAGGGTATCTTCACCCACCACGATAGTAACATTCACCTACATCTCATTACAAAAGACACCTCCAAAATGGGACATCTAGACAATCTAGAAATAGATAGGCTTACCCTGTTTTTACCGAAAAAATAA